The nucleotide sequence TGCCAAGTTTTTTGCACAGCGGAAAGACTTCGGGTTCCGGCTTGCGGTACAGCATCGAGTACTGCGGTTGGCTGGAAACGAAACGCTTCACGTGCTCGATGGCATTGGCGGACTTGATCCGTCGAGGCGACCATTCGCTGAACCCGATATACCGCGCCTTGCCCGCATCGACGACCTCACTCATCGCCCGCATCGTCTCTTCGAGCGGCGTGTCGTAATCGAAGCGATGGCATTGATACAAGTCAACATAATCGGTTCGCAATCGCTGCAGCGACGCATCGATTTGCTTATGTATCTGCGCGCGTGAGAGTCCCTGGTCGGTGTCGGACATGGGGAAATAGACCTTCGTCGCCAAGATGTACTGATCACGCTTGTAGGGTGACAGCAATTCTCCGAGCAAAGATTCTGCGGCGCCGCGGCCATACATGTTGGCGGTGTCAAAAAAGTTGATTCCCAGCTCAAAGGCGCTCTGGACACAGTCACGCGTTGCTTCGCGATCGACTGAGACGCCATACGTCAGCCACGATCCAAGTGCAATCTCCGAGACGTGAAGGTCGCTGTTACCGAGTTGTCGAAATCGCATTTACAAACCATTGCCTCCGCTTGTGTAAAGCAAAAGATGCACCGGTCCCGCGGCCGCAAAGGTCCATTCCGAACTGCGGGGGATCGACCTTCGGCTTAGACGCATTTTAATTTTGATGTAGCTACCGTCGCGGTCGCGGTGGACCACGTTCTGGCGAACGTAGCATGCGGTATGCTGGCCACGTCATTTTTCAAAATGCATCTCGACCCTAAACAAGGCACTCCTAATCTTAATCGTACTCTTATTCCCGTCTGCGCAAGCCCCGCTGGACCGTAACCAACCGAAGAAGATTAAGGTTAAGATTGAGATTAGGATTACGATTAAGAAACAAAAGAAGGCAAAGCCATGCGACCGTTTCGATCCGAGAAACGGGATATCGTCATTCAACTGAAATCGTCAGTTGCGTTGAGATGCATCCGTGTCAACGTGGCGTGAATCCGCAGGCTCATCGTCCTTCTTCTCCAAGATTCTCGCTTGTTTAAGCCCTAGATGCGATTGACGCCGGACTCTTTCACCCGCTCGTTCGCGACGTCCTTCAATGTCGCGTAGATCGTGCCGTCATACTCGGTACAGATGGGAGGCAAGGGGCGGCGTTGCCAATAGTTGACTAATAACGTCAATCGCAATTCCTCCGCTTCCTGTTCCGCCTTCGGGTTGGGGATGACACCATGGCGCAGCGTTCCGGGGAAAACGACATAGTGATTGGGCACGGCGTCCACTGATTTTCCGAATTCCGCTTTTTCGGGAATCATTGACTTGCCATCGGGTGCCAGGACTTGATCGAGAATCAGGGTGGGACTCGATGGAAACGAATTCAGATAAAGAACGCTGGAGAGAATCGGATGAATGGATTGATCGGTTTTTTTCTTCAGAGCCAGATCTTGGTCAAAGTGCAATCGCAATTCTTTGCCATAACCCAACCGTCCTAGCCACCATTCCATGCCAATGCATTGTGGACCAGGGTCCACCTGTTCTAAGAGTGCCACAACCGCTTCTTCGGCGACGTTGGTGGGTTCCGCATCTCGCGGGAACCAGAATGTCGTCGTGTAGCTACCGTTACCCTTCATCCGCTCATAGCCCAGTGCACGAACGGCGTAGGCGAGGCGCGTAAAAATTGCATCGGGCAAGGCATCTTCAATCAAACCGATTTCAGCGACGGGGGCCGAGTTTTGAGGTTCACTCATCTGGTTGCTCTCCGTGGAAGTGCCTGGTTTCTTGCCACTGATGTTACCCCTCTGCGGTGCGGTGTGCCAATGGTTTTTAAGTAGAGGAAGCTAGAAATGAAGCAAAAAAGGAGAGCCCATCGGCAGCCAAGGGGACCGAGATCGCTCGGCGGGGAACCACGGCTAGGCGCGGATATTTCCTAACCCGACGCGTAAGTTTTGACGTTGCGCTTTTGTATTTAGGGGCAAAGCCCCGGAAGTTTGCCTAGCCCAGCCCAACGGGCTGGGGCCGAGAAAACCAATGAATTGAAGGGCCAACGGCCCGGTCGATAGTTCGCATCCATCGCCGGCGCCTAGCAATCGGCCGGGCCGTTGGCCCTTAGGTTCGTGTGCATCGAAGACCTGGCCCGTTGGACTAGGCTGGGCAAATTGCTGGGCCTTCGGCCCGGAGAGACTCCGCTGGGTTGCTTGCCACGGATCTTGTGGCGCCAAAGTAGATGGCATTGGGCTAACGCCATGCGGCGAGAGCATTTTTAATTTTGATGTACATCGTGTCGCCCGACGGTGGACCGCGTTCTGGCGAACGCAGCTACGGTTTGAAT is from Novipirellula galeiformis and encodes:
- a CDS encoding aldo/keto reductase family protein, which codes for MRFRQLGNSDLHVSEIALGSWLTYGVSVDREATRDCVQSAFELGINFFDTANMYGRGAAESLLGELLSPYKRDQYILATKVYFPMSDTDQGLSRAQIHKQIDASLQRLRTDYVDLYQCHRFDYDTPLEETMRAMSEVVDAGKARYIGFSEWSPRRIKSANAIEHVKRFVSSQPQYSMLYRKPEPEVFPLCKKLGIGQIVWSPLAQGVLTGKYTPNERPPSNSRAAARGIRRFTEDRVLESVQRLRPIAERLSLSMSQLALAWVLKQECVSSAIIGATHPQQIHQNVAAVGVELDDATLREIDDVLDAVVRR